The DNA sequence AGACTAAGCGCTTACATCTGAGGTTTCAAGTGTACGCGACCTGCGTCACACTAACCATAACTCTCAAGGAGGATTCCGATCAACAGTAGGCAACTCTTCGCTTCTATCTCTCTAGGACAAGGATGCTACGGTCATCATTCCATGGGTTAAGGCATGAAGACGCTCAGGAAACGTGCAAACATTTGAAGACTTTCGAATATCAAATCCGGTTAGACATGCTCTTCCTTCAAGGCTTTAGCTGTACCTGTCTGTCTAGCCCCTATAAGGTTGGCTTGCCAGGGGGGGGCAGCGGGGAATCGAAGGCAGAATATCTCAGTCATGCCCCTTCAACCAGACGTGACAGAAGGCAGGCCCCAACCAAGCAGACGCCAGCTATATCTGGGGCAGCCATGCTATCTAGGGCAAGTATGGGGAGGTGCAGAAAATCCACTATGCTAAGTCTATTCTTTGTACAAAGCGCTTCTCCATGGCTCCCCAGTCTATCTCGACTCGTCCAGTGATTTTAGATACAGACCCCGGAGGCGATGATGTTGTGGCGCTATTCTGGCTAGCTGCGCTCCAAGCCGCCAAGCAAGTAGACCTTGTGGCTGTAACGACCGTGGAGGGCAATGTATCTGCAGCCCAAACATTCCGTAATGCTAGCCAAGTGCTCGCATGTTTGGAGCAAGCAACGGTTATTCTGGGGCAAGGACAGCAGGGTAGTGGGCAGATAGAGGATGCATCTCATATCCACGGAGCAGATGGTTTAGGCGGCCTATCTCAGGCGTTAGGATCCCCTGCTCATGATCGAGAGACTGCTCCAGCCTCCGAGGATGTAATCATTCAGCATCTCGAAACACGTCCCCATGAGGTCACCGTGGTGGCCATTGGGCCTCTCACCAATCTAGCAGCAGCAGAACGAACCCGTCCGGGCATCTTGCAGCTAGCTCAAGAAATCGTCCTAATGGGGGGTGCCTTTACCTGTCCTGGAAATATTACAGCCCAGGCAGAGTTCAATATCCACTTCAACCCTGATGCCGCCCAAACGGTTTTAGCCAGTCGCCAAGATGTGGTCATCTTTCCCCTGGATGTAACCCGTACCCTCCTGTTCACCCGTGAGCAGGTGCGATCGCTCGGTCAGGCTTACTCCCATCATCCAGCTGCAGCTCTGTTGGTGAACCTCTGTGAATTT is a window from the Candidatus Obscuribacterales bacterium genome containing:
- a CDS encoding nucleoside hydrolase, whose amino-acid sequence is MAPQSISTRPVILDTDPGGDDVVALFWLAALQAAKQVDLVAVTTVEGNVSAAQTFRNASQVLACLEQATVILGQGQQGSGQIEDASHIHGADGLGGLSQALGSPAHDRETAPASEDVIIQHLETRPHEVTVVAIGPLTNLAAAERTRPGILQLAQEIVLMGGAFTCPGNITAQAEFNIHFNPDAAQTVLASRQDVVIFPLDVTRTLLFTREQVRSLGQAYSHHPAAALLVNLCEFLITTAMAYRETSGQPGFLVHDAAAIAYLCYPHLFTFQRSQVQVETLGQWTFGQTIRDRRPLPQSANSWVAQTVDSEQFFTCLLGDLHRFFTDKTSNDSTLG